The Pseudomonadota bacterium genome segment AGGCCAGTGAAGCGACATAGAAGGACAACGCGATGGCGCGGAACATCGCCGGTTTGCTTTCACCTAAAATACGCCAGGCGAGGATTGGGCCCAGGGCCGCGCCTATCCCCCTGAATGAGTAGAGAATGCCGCTGCCGCTGCCCTCCCCGAAACCGGTAAAAACATTTTCTCCGAACCAGGTGAGCAGAACAAGGATCCCGCCGGAAATGGCCCAGCCGCTTTTGACGAGCAACAGGGGAAGGACCTCGTGATGGCCCTTCACATAGCGGCATCCCTCAAGGAGGTCCGGCAGGCCGGTGTAATGGAGGAATCCTCCCGGAGTCGATCTTTTTTCCCGAGCCGGCGAGGGGATGACGAGGGTCGACATGATGAGTGCGGAAAGAAGAAAGGTTGCGGCATCGATCACGATCGCGGTCTGCCAGTTGAAAAGCGCGGTGATGAATCCGCCGAGGGCTGCGCCGAAGGCGAGCATGATCGACCAGGTTGCGCCGCCCAGGGCGTTGGCAACGTTCAGCTCTTCAGGGCGGCAGAGGTTCGGCACACTGGCCCGTCTGGCCGGGTCGTGAAAGGTCCAGACCGACTCCTGGATAAAGGCGAGCAGGTAGATGAGCCAGGCCTGACCGGGTTCTTTGACTACCAGAAACGAGAGGACGATCACCACCCGCAGAAGGTCGGAAAGAATCATGATCCGTTTTCTGGAGAAACGGTCGGCGATCACTCCGGCGGCAGGCCCGAAGATGGTGGTCGGGATGAATTTAGCGATCAGGAACCAGCCGACGGCGTGGCCGCTGCCGGTGAGTCTGGATAAAAGGACAAAGATCGCGATGTAATTGAGCCAGTTGCCGAGATTGCTGATGATCCCTGCAGACCAGAACCGTCGATAGGCGGGATTGCCCTGCAGCAGAGAAATGTATGAGCGCCAGTCGCCAACCGGGAGATACGGGCGGGCGCTGTCGCAGGAGCGGGTAGTCATTGTGTTTTCAGGATTTCTGAGGTATCTTTTTTCGGGTATCTTATCAAAGGTCGATCATATAATCTTTTCATACTTCATACCACAAAGCTCAAGGGACGACAGGAGAAATGCAAAACGAACCTTACGGGATAACCGTCAGCCGTCACATCATGGACAGTCAGCGCCTCCATCCGGAGGCAACAGGCGACCTTTCAGGACTCTTAAGCGAGCTGATTGTTGCAGCAAAAACCATTTCCGCCGAAGTCAATATGGCAGGACTGGGCGATATTCTGGGTTCTTCCGGGAATACCAATATCCAGGGGGAAAAGGTCCAGAAACTTGACGACCTTGCCAATTCAAATATCAAACGACGTATGGCCCGCTGCGGGTATGTATCGATCATGGCTTCCGAGGAAGAGGCGGATGCCATTCCGGTCGTTGCCGGTTACGAGGGGAAATACACCCTGGCGTTCGATCCGTTGGACGGCTCTTCCAATATCGATGTCAATGTCAGTATCGGCACCATTTTTTCCATCCATAGGGCCAAAAACGGCGGCTGCCCGGGTTGCGAGGATGATCTGCTGCAGGCCGGGACGAAACAGATCGCCGCAGGCTATATTATCTACGGGTCAAGCACCATGCTGGTCTATACCACCGGCGACGGAGTGCATGGATTCACCCTGGACCCGACGGTGGGTGAATTCTATCTCTCGCACCCTGATATCAGGACGCCCGAGCGCAGCAGGTATTTCAGTGTCAACGAAGGCAACAGCAGTTTCTGGCATGATGAGATGCACCGGTATGTTTCTTATGTTAAAGAGGTGGATAAGTCGAGTGGCCGGCCGTACAGCGCAAGATATA includes the following:
- the fbp gene encoding class 1 fructose-bisphosphatase gives rise to the protein MQNEPYGITVSRHIMDSQRLHPEATGDLSGLLSELIVAAKTISAEVNMAGLGDILGSSGNTNIQGEKVQKLDDLANSNIKRRMARCGYVSIMASEEEADAIPVVAGYEGKYTLAFDPLDGSSNIDVNVSIGTIFSIHRAKNGGCPGCEDDLLQAGTKQIAAGYIIYGSSTMLVYTTGDGVHGFTLDPTVGEFYLSHPDIRTPERSRYFSVNEGNSSFWHDEMHRYVSYVKEVDKSSGRPYSARYIGSLVADFHRNLIAGGIFLYPRDNKNPKKSTGKLRLLYEAAPLAFIAEQAGGRAITDDGRRIMDIQPDSLHQRVPLVIGSKNDVEIAEEFFNGSR
- a CDS encoding MFS transporter — encoded protein: MTTRSCDSARPYLPVGDWRSYISLLQGNPAYRRFWSAGIISNLGNWLNYIAIFVLLSRLTGSGHAVGWFLIAKFIPTTIFGPAAGVIADRFSRKRIMILSDLLRVVIVLSFLVVKEPGQAWLIYLLAFIQESVWTFHDPARRASVPNLCRPEELNVANALGGATWSIMLAFGAALGGFITALFNWQTAIVIDAATFLLSALIMSTLVIPSPAREKRSTPGGFLHYTGLPDLLEGCRYVKGHHEVLPLLLVKSGWAISGGILVLLTWFGENVFTGFGEGSGSGILYSFRGIGAALGPILAWRILGESKPAMFRAIALSFYVASLAYILFSLAPTLLAAVPFVFLGHLGGSVQWVFSTNLLQRIVPDHFRGRVFAAEMALLTLILSLSTWFTGAALDSGMSPRIVALRLALLFLLPGSLWTLRLFLTRKRRENENR